From the genome of Apium graveolens cultivar Ventura unplaced genomic scaffold, ASM990537v1 ctg4451, whole genome shotgun sequence, one region includes:
- the LOC141701846 gene encoding putative receptor-like serine/threonine-protein kinase At5g57670 → MKACTLLAVQNLKDIAALQVLGGLFSIKPRSLDLSNDQDEEHNDGNFKEEVGKTSLFNKSFAQPMVLPQVLLSLCFSPLDKSLKGGYAEVYKGVLEDGQEVAVKRLMKVSNDERKEKEFLTEIGTLGHVNHPNVLSLLGCCIDNGLYLVFQFSSRGSVASLLHDENSPTMDWKSRYKIGVETALGLHYLHKVCPRRIIHRDIKTSNVLVTADFKPQISDFGLAKWLPSQWTHHSIVPIEGTFGHLAPEYFMHGFVDEKTDVFAFGVFLLEIISGKKPVDGSHQSLHSWAKPILNQGDNVKLVDPRLEGAYNIKQLNRLAFAASLCIRKSSTWRPVMSEVLQVMLMEGEIDKERWKIPKEDEEDESWSLEDLECECDSASSTSVNDE, encoded by the exons ATGAAAGCTTGCACGCTGCTGGCAGTCCAAAATCTAAAAGATATAGCCGCACTGCAAGTTTTAGGAGGACTCTTCTCCATCAAACCGAGAAGCTTAGATCTTTCTAATGATCAAGATGAAGAACATAATGACGGAAACTTCAAAGAAGAAGTTGGAAAAACTTCACTTTTCAACAAGTCTTTCGCGCAACCAATGGTTTTACCTCAGGTTTTACTTTCTCTCTGTTTTTCCCCTTTAGATAAGAGCCT GAAAGGAGGATATGCAGAGGTTTACAAAGGAGTGCTAGAAGATGGACAAGAAGTAGCTGTGAAAAGATTAATGAAAGTATCAAATGATGAGAGGAAAGAGAAGGAGTTCTTGACAGAGATTGGAACACTTGGTCATGTTAACCATCCCAATGTATTATCACTTTTAGGCTGTTGCATTGATAATGGGCTATATCTGGTTTTCCAGTTTTCATCTAGAGGTTCtgttgcttctcttcttcatg ATGAGAATTCGCCAACAATGGACTGGAAATCAAGGTACAAGATTGGAGTTGAAACTGCCTTAGGTCTTCATTATTTGCACAAAGTATGTCCGAGAAGAATAATTCATAGAGACATCAAAACTTCCAATGTTTTGGTTACTGCAGATTTTAAACCCCAG ATATCAGATTTTGGATTAGCAAAATGGCTTCCATCACAATGGACTCATCATTCAATAGTGCCTATAGAAGGGACATTTGG GCATTTGGCACCAGAGTATTTCATGCACGGGTTTGTGGATGAGAAGACTGATGTATTCGCATTTGGTGTCTTCTTGCTTGAGATTATATCCGGCAAGAAACCGGTGGATGGCTCTCACCAAAGTTTACATAGCTGG GCAAAACCTATATTGAACCAAGGGGACAATGTAAAGTTGGTGGATCCAAGACTTGAAGGTGCATATAATATCAAGCAGCTCAACAGGCTAGCCTTTGCAGCATCTCTATGTATTCGCAAATCTTCCACGTGGCGACCAGTCATGAGCGAG GTCCTACAAGTAATGCTAATGGAAGGAGAAATCGATAAAGAGAGGTGGAAAATTCCAAAAGAAGATGAAGAGGATGAGTCTTGGAGTTTAGAAGATCTAGAGTGCGAGTGTGATAGCGCATCCTCAACCTCTGTCAATGACGAATAA